The following proteins come from a genomic window of Corallococcus sp. NCRR:
- a CDS encoding DUF4398 domain-containing protein produces MTKQSLLLAFAGVLTACGPVKSTSNILDAEVQIQAARTAGAEKEAPYEWTAANLYLRKAREEVGYSDYQAGVDFAVKASRFANEAREKAMSAANSGDSQGRPQNP; encoded by the coding sequence ATGACGAAGCAGTCGCTCCTGTTGGCGTTCGCGGGCGTGCTGACCGCATGTGGCCCCGTGAAGTCCACGTCCAACATCCTCGACGCCGAGGTGCAGATCCAGGCCGCGCGCACCGCCGGGGCGGAGAAGGAAGCCCCCTACGAGTGGACGGCCGCCAACCTCTACCTGCGGAAGGCGCGGGAGGAGGTCGGCTATTCGGACTACCAGGCCGGTGTGGACTTCGCCGTGAAGGCCTCGCGCTTCGCCAACGAGGCGCGTGAGAAGGCCATGTCCGCGGCCAACAGCGGCGACTCCCAGGGCCGCCCCCAGAACCCGTGA
- the truD gene encoding tRNA pseudouridine(13) synthase TruD: MTDTGFPRLTAGVPGCGGAFKLTPEDFEVEELPAYLPSGEGTHLYLWVEKRGRDTREVVRALATALGVREDDIGSAGMKDRQAVTRQWLSVPANAEARVPEFALDGVRVLEAKRHGNKLRTGHLKGNRFTLRLRGVKDLGAARESFSRLAAQGVPNYFGEQRFGRAGDNADLGRMLLLGQRLPKRPDRFQRKLYLSAFQSRLFNQALAARLTAGTFATALLGDVLRKEETGGLFVCEAPDVDNPRVAAFEVSPAGPMFGPKMTASKGEVAEFEARLLTEAGVTLSDFQRGGDETEGTRRPYRVRLGAAELTAEGEDALLAFELPRGAYATEVLHELLKDG; this comes from the coding sequence GTGACGGACACCGGCTTTCCGAGGCTGACCGCGGGCGTGCCCGGGTGTGGCGGCGCGTTCAAGCTCACCCCCGAGGACTTCGAGGTGGAGGAGCTGCCCGCGTACCTGCCGTCCGGCGAGGGCACGCACCTGTACCTCTGGGTGGAGAAGCGCGGCCGGGACACGCGCGAGGTGGTGCGCGCGCTGGCGACCGCGCTGGGCGTGCGCGAGGATGACATCGGCTCCGCCGGGATGAAGGACCGGCAGGCGGTGACGCGGCAGTGGCTGTCCGTGCCCGCGAACGCCGAAGCGCGCGTGCCGGAGTTCGCGCTGGACGGCGTGCGCGTGCTGGAGGCGAAGCGGCACGGCAACAAGCTGCGCACCGGGCACCTGAAGGGAAACCGCTTCACGCTGCGGCTTCGCGGCGTGAAGGACCTGGGCGCGGCGCGGGAGTCCTTCTCCCGGCTGGCCGCGCAGGGCGTGCCCAACTACTTCGGGGAGCAGCGCTTCGGGCGGGCCGGGGACAACGCGGACCTGGGCCGGATGCTGCTGCTGGGGCAGCGGCTGCCGAAGCGGCCGGACCGCTTCCAGCGCAAGCTGTACCTGTCCGCCTTCCAGTCGCGCCTCTTCAACCAGGCGCTGGCCGCGCGGCTCACCGCGGGCACCTTCGCCACGGCGCTCCTGGGCGACGTGCTGCGCAAGGAGGAGACGGGCGGCCTCTTCGTGTGCGAGGCGCCGGACGTGGACAACCCACGCGTCGCCGCGTTCGAGGTGAGCCCGGCGGGCCCGATGTTCGGCCCGAAGATGACCGCCTCCAAGGGCGAGGTGGCGGAGTTCGAGGCGCGGCTGCTCACCGAAGCGGGCGTCACGCTGAGCGACTTCCAGCGCGGTGGCGACGAGACGGAGGGCACGCGCCGCCCGTACCGCGTGCGCCTGGGCGCGGCGGAGCTCACGGCTGAGGGCGAGGACGCGCTGCTCGCGTTCGAGCTGCCGCGCGGCGCCTACGCCACCGAAGTGCTGCACGAACTGCTCAAGGACGGCTGA
- a CDS encoding HEAT repeat domain-containing protein → MRPPSVRALLVVLLLPLTGLAGPGAASKKAQGRAEADAVLTQVANGAPVPPATSRLRFLRQEAYAAEEIGPILRTTYEERTRRNLAALLASLGARTGEATLVKLTSDGDSTVRMYAAQGLARLGSRNTAAVLPLLQDKSSGVRREAARALGASRNPKMGKPLMAAAKDEPELEVRAALLEAAGATGDAKQKAALKTYLDSDSESTRFAAARGLCRLGAPEGFAFAEKLLGNTDKFVRRQGLVLFEGVPAKKASPVLTPLLKDADRTVAATAARVLFQGGDAASLDWLVLASWNAKGEEKLVYEKELETLQLADDRRKAILRKAGVAP, encoded by the coding sequence GTGCGTCCACCGTCCGTCCGTGCCCTGCTCGTCGTGCTGCTCCTGCCCCTGACCGGCCTCGCGGGCCCGGGGGCCGCGTCCAAGAAGGCCCAGGGCCGCGCGGAGGCGGACGCGGTGCTCACCCAGGTGGCCAACGGCGCCCCCGTGCCCCCCGCCACGTCGCGCCTGCGCTTCCTGCGCCAGGAGGCCTACGCGGCCGAGGAGATTGGCCCGATTCTGCGCACCACCTACGAGGAGCGCACCCGCCGCAACCTGGCGGCGCTGCTGGCGTCGCTGGGCGCGCGCACGGGCGAGGCCACGCTGGTGAAGCTGACGTCGGACGGCGACAGCACCGTGCGCATGTACGCGGCGCAGGGCCTGGCCCGGCTGGGCAGCCGCAACACCGCCGCCGTGCTGCCGCTGCTCCAGGACAAGAGCAGCGGCGTGCGCCGCGAGGCCGCGCGGGCCCTGGGGGCGTCGAGGAACCCGAAGATGGGCAAGCCGCTGATGGCCGCCGCGAAGGACGAACCGGAGCTGGAGGTCCGCGCGGCGCTGCTGGAGGCCGCGGGCGCCACCGGTGACGCGAAGCAGAAGGCCGCGCTCAAGACGTACCTGGACAGCGACTCGGAGAGCACGCGCTTCGCCGCGGCCCGGGGCCTGTGCCGGCTGGGCGCGCCGGAGGGCTTCGCCTTCGCGGAGAAGCTTTTGGGAAACACGGACAAGTTCGTGCGCCGCCAGGGGCTGGTGCTCTTCGAGGGCGTGCCTGCCAAGAAGGCCAGCCCCGTGCTGACGCCGCTGTTGAAGGACGCGGACCGCACCGTGGCCGCCACCGCCGCGCGCGTGCTGTTCCAGGGCGGCGATGCCGCGTCGCTGGACTGGCTGGTGCTCGCGTCGTGGAACGCGAAGGGCGAAGAGAAGCTCGTCTACGAGAAGGAACTGGAGACGCTCCAGCTCGCGGACGACCGCCGCAAGGCCATCCTGCGCAAGGCCGGGGTGGC
- a CDS encoding OmpA family protein: protein MKRLTQSALFTLLLASLSCVSGNKIRADTEVLTADVERARRGGALRCAPAELAAAEANLDFARGELSQGNSSRAAQHVRDADTAVKRALELSKNCGPRQVLVRDRPEAPQQPEQPQQPTQPQQQVVVSIEETDSDGDGILDKDDPCPEQAEDMDGFQDQDGCPDPDNDGDGVLDVQDKCPLIPGVAENNGCPPEAPKDRDGDGVLDNVDRCPDQPEDKDGFEDEDGCPDLDNDMDGIVDGTDKCPNEAGPLQNLGCPIVDKDGDGINDDKDKCPDEPEDKDGYQDEDGCPDLDNDSDGVPDAQDKCPNESGPQENGGCPDPDRDGDGVVDRLDACPDDPGVKEERGCAKQYKMVIVKKDRIEIKKQILFGTGSAKIIGKQSTSILDEVAQALKDAPWIRKMRIEGHTDSLGNDTANLKLSQKRADAVMAQLLKRGIDPGRMEAVGFGETKPVAPNNTKAGRALNRRTEFNVIRQ from the coding sequence ATGAAGCGTCTGACCCAGTCCGCGCTTTTCACCCTGCTCCTCGCCTCCCTCTCCTGCGTCAGCGGCAACAAGATCCGCGCTGACACGGAGGTGCTCACCGCCGACGTGGAGCGCGCCCGCCGTGGCGGCGCCCTGCGCTGCGCGCCCGCGGAGCTGGCCGCCGCGGAGGCCAACCTCGACTTCGCCCGCGGAGAGCTCAGCCAGGGCAACAGCTCGCGCGCCGCCCAGCACGTGCGCGACGCCGACACCGCGGTGAAGCGCGCCCTGGAGCTGTCCAAGAACTGCGGCCCGCGCCAGGTGCTGGTGCGCGACCGTCCGGAGGCGCCGCAGCAGCCGGAACAGCCCCAGCAGCCCACCCAGCCCCAGCAGCAGGTGGTGGTGAGCATCGAGGAGACGGACAGCGACGGCGACGGCATCCTGGACAAGGACGACCCCTGCCCCGAGCAGGCCGAGGACATGGACGGCTTCCAGGACCAGGACGGCTGCCCGGACCCGGACAACGACGGCGACGGCGTGCTGGACGTGCAGGACAAGTGCCCGCTCATCCCCGGCGTGGCGGAGAACAACGGCTGCCCGCCGGAGGCCCCCAAGGACCGCGACGGCGACGGCGTGCTGGACAACGTGGACCGCTGCCCCGACCAGCCCGAGGACAAGGACGGCTTCGAGGACGAGGACGGCTGCCCGGACCTGGACAACGACATGGACGGCATCGTGGACGGCACGGACAAGTGCCCCAACGAGGCGGGTCCGCTGCAGAACCTGGGCTGCCCCATCGTGGACAAGGACGGGGACGGCATCAACGACGACAAGGACAAGTGCCCGGACGAGCCGGAGGACAAGGACGGCTACCAGGACGAGGACGGCTGCCCGGACCTGGACAACGACAGCGACGGCGTGCCGGACGCGCAGGACAAGTGCCCGAACGAGTCCGGTCCGCAGGAGAACGGCGGCTGCCCGGATCCGGACCGCGACGGCGACGGCGTGGTGGACCGCCTGGACGCGTGCCCTGACGACCCGGGCGTGAAGGAGGAGCGCGGGTGCGCCAAGCAGTACAAGATGGTCATCGTCAAGAAGGACCGCATTGAGATCAAGAAGCAGATCCTCTTCGGCACCGGCTCCGCGAAGATCATCGGCAAGCAGAGCACCAGCATCCTGGATGAGGTGGCGCAGGCGCTGAAGGACGCGCCGTGGATCCGCAAGATGCGCATCGAGGGCCACACCGACTCGCTGGGCAACGACACGGCGAACCTGAAGCTGTCCCAGAAGCGCGCGGACGCGGTGATGGCGCAGCTGCTCAAGCGCGGCATCGACCCGGGCCGCATGGAGGCCGTGGGCTTCGGTGAGACGAAGCCCGTGGCGCCCAACAACACGAAGGCGGGCCGCGCGCTCAACCGCCGCACGGAGTTCAACGTCATCCGGCAGTGA